GCTTTCGAGACTGTTATACCTCAAAGGAAATTCCATGAATCTCGAAAAGCCAAATTTGAACATAAGAAGAATGATCGTGAGAATGaagtgagagaagaggacgatgagcGAGAAAGAACTGAGGATCGAGTTGCAATGGTCGAACATATAACAAAAGgaaaggacgaagaagaagatgcgaTGAATCAATGAATACCCTGTCACACATCATTATGCTCATATCTGTCAGCACAACATCATACCCTGCATCGTGCATCGATCATATGAATAGGATGTATAATATATATAGCATAACGTGAATCATCAATGTTTAGTGACTGATAAGATTTATCAACACATAAATTGATCAAGCTAATTCTCTCTATATACCTGCGGTATCGCCATACGAGATAGAATCCAAATCTCAATCCAACTCATATCGCATGACTACACAAGAAGCATTTTGACATACTCCACACGAACCAGCTAACGTTGATGAACCGATTACTTCTCATCcactccatcttcttcttcaccattcaaTATCTCCTGGAAttcaccattctcaatcatTTCTCTCAAAATATCTAGACCTCCTATCAATTCGCCATTGACTATGATTTGAGGGAAGGCTAATCATTCAAACGGTTAATCAGTCATCGACCTCTCGCAATCAGGTACACTATATGAATTTGAGTTGAGAGAACGAAGGAACTTACTAGGCCAATCATTAACCTTTTTCAATCCCTGTctaacatcttcatccgagaGGATATCGAACCAAGCAAATTCTACTCCCTGTTCCCTTAAGAGTCCTACGGTCTGTCTTGAAAATCCACATTTGGGTGAAGTCGGATTACCTTTCATGAACAATACCACTTTATGCTTGTTCATCAGTTCTTTACATCGAGCTacgatctcttcttcagttcGCTGTCTAGGTGTTTCGGTGGGTGCTTGAGGGACCGCATTGGAGGTTGCTAATGGTTGTgtatttgatgatgaggatgaagtcgAAGTCGATCCGGAAGAATGTTGAGAAAGGAGTGATTGTAATAACGATACGTCAGATCCTGAATGTCTAGCTAATAATGTATGACCCTATACACATAAATTACAGTATCGCAGAGGAGATGACCGAGATACAACGGACAGAAGATAAGAATTCCAAGCAGTGTACAGTGTCCATGTAGAAGAAACGAAGTTAAATACGGTGTGAATGGAGTGGCGAAGGTACACGCGATAGTGGATCATCGCCATTTGAGGATGATTCACAAGGAGGCGGGCAGTTAATATCGATAATTGTCGGAATACGATGTTGATCATGTTCAAGTTCGAGTTCAACGGCAAGGGTGGATCCACGTCGGGGACCCAAATTGGAAGTCCGACGACGAGGAGAAGGTGACATACCAGTCAGTCCGA
The nucleotide sequence above comes from Kwoniella europaea PYCC6329 chromosome 1, complete sequence. Encoded proteins:
- a CDS encoding Grx4 family monothiol glutaredoxin translates to MSSDNLVSVTSPEHFRSLLSADLNRVSCLNFWAPWAEPCQAFNKSMEEEAKKFPQVLFLNIEAEELSDISESFDIEAVPSFLLLRGHTLLARHSGSDVSLLQSLLSQHSSGSTSTSSSSSNTQPLATSNAVPQAPTETPRQRTEEEIVARCKELMNKHKVVLFMKGNPTSPKCGFSRQTVGLLREQGVEFAWFDILSDEDVRQGLKKVNDWPTFPQIIVNGELIGGLDILREMIENGEFQEILNGEEEDGVDEK